A section of the Oncorhynchus tshawytscha isolate Ot180627B linkage group LG09, Otsh_v2.0, whole genome shotgun sequence genome encodes:
- the LOC112258929 gene encoding monocyte to macrophage differentiation factor isoform X2 yields the protein MRVNSLQRFMNRRASANCRYQPTCYEHAANCYTHALLIVPAVVGMALLHRLSDDRWEKITAWVYGMGLCALFLVSTVFHIITWKKSHMRSVEHCFHMCDRVVIYFFIAASYTPWLNLRELGPLAVHMRWFVWLMAAAGTIYVFNYHEKYKVVELAFYLTMGFFPALVVTSMNNTDGLYELACGGLIYCLGVIFFKSDGVIPFAHAIWHVFVALAAAVHYYAIWKYLYRSPPANTIRDA from the exons ATGAGAGTGAACAGCCTTCAAAG GTTTATGAACAGGCGGGCCTCTGCTAACTGCCGCTACCAGCCCACCTGCTATGAGCATGCTGCAAACTGCTATACTCACGCG CTACTCATCGTACCAGCCGTTGTGGGCATGGCCCTGCTGCACCGGCTCTCAGATGACCGATGGGAGAAGATCACAGCCTGGGTGTACGGCATGGGCCTGTGTGCCCTCTTCCTGGTCTCCACTGTGTTCCACATCATCACCTGGAAGAAGAGCCACATgag GTCTGTGGAGCACTGCTTTCATATGTGTGATAGAGTGGTCATCTATTTCTTCATCGCTGCCTCCTACACACCATG GTTGAATCTTCGTGAACTTGGCCCACTCGCAGTTCACATGCGTTGGTTTGTATGGCTAATGGCTGCGGCAGGAACGATATACGTCTTCAACTACCACGAAAA GTATAAAGTTGTTGAGCTTGCCTTCTATTTGACTATGGGTTTTTTCCCTGCGTTGGTTGTGACATCAATG AACAACACGGATGGACTGTACGAGTTGGCCTGTGGGGGACTCATCTATTGCCTGGGCGTGATCTTCTTCAAGTCGGACGGGGTCATCCCGTTTGCCCATGCCATCTGGCACGTGTTTGTGGCGCTGGCTGCAGCCGTGCACTACTACGCTATCTGGAAGTACCTCTACAGGAGTCCCCCTGCTAATACTATTCGGGACGCCTGA
- the LOC112258929 gene encoding monocyte to macrophage differentiation factor isoform X3: MNRRASANCRYQPTCYEHAANCYTHALLIVPAVVGMALLHRLSDDRWEKITAWVYGMGLCALFLVSTVFHIITWKKSHMRSVEHCFHMCDRVVIYFFIAASYTPWLNLRELGPLAVHMRWFVWLMAAAGTIYVFNYHEKYKVVELAFYLTMGFFPALVVTSMNNTDGLYELACGGLIYCLGVIFFKSDGVIPFAHAIWHVFVALAAAVHYYAIWKYLYRSPPANTIRDA, from the exons ATGAACAGGCGGGCCTCTGCTAACTGCCGCTACCAGCCCACCTGCTATGAGCATGCTGCAAACTGCTATACTCACGCG CTACTCATCGTACCAGCCGTTGTGGGCATGGCCCTGCTGCACCGGCTCTCAGATGACCGATGGGAGAAGATCACAGCCTGGGTGTACGGCATGGGCCTGTGTGCCCTCTTCCTGGTCTCCACTGTGTTCCACATCATCACCTGGAAGAAGAGCCACATgag GTCTGTGGAGCACTGCTTTCATATGTGTGATAGAGTGGTCATCTATTTCTTCATCGCTGCCTCCTACACACCATG GTTGAATCTTCGTGAACTTGGCCCACTCGCAGTTCACATGCGTTGGTTTGTATGGCTAATGGCTGCGGCAGGAACGATATACGTCTTCAACTACCACGAAAA GTATAAAGTTGTTGAGCTTGCCTTCTATTTGACTATGGGTTTTTTCCCTGCGTTGGTTGTGACATCAATG AACAACACGGATGGACTGTACGAGTTGGCCTGTGGGGGACTCATCTATTGCCTGGGCGTGATCTTCTTCAAGTCGGACGGGGTCATCCCGTTTGCCCATGCCATCTGGCACGTGTTTGTGGCGCTGGCTGCAGCCGTGCACTACTACGCTATCTGGAAGTACCTCTACAGGAGTCCCCCTGCTAATACTATTCGGGACGCCTGA
- the LOC112258931 gene encoding hepatic leukemia factor, whose amino-acid sequence MEKMSRPDPLNSSFQPPTNGVLKSLLENPMKLPFHHEEGFGKDEKKLDEEGGANTPQSAFLGPTLWDKTLPYDGDNFQLEYMDLEEFLSENGIPANSAQNNQNQPQQSRQPTIQQVSPAPPIPSVVDLNSHATISVHTAMVSQNCLQSPPARAVLPSAARNTPSPIDPESIQIPVGYEPDPADLALSSVPGQEMFDPRKRKFAPEELKPQPMIKKARKIFIPEDLKDDKYWARRRKNNVAAKRSRDARRLKENQIAIRAGFLEKENGALRSEVADLRKELGRTKNIVAKYEAQHGPL is encoded by the exons ATGGAGAAAATGTCCAGACCTGATCCTTTAAACTCATCTTTCCAACCTCCAACTAATGGCGTACTGAAATCCCTGTTGGAGAATCCAATGAAGCTGCCATTTCATCACGAAGAAG GTTTTGGAAAAGATGAGAAAAAGTTGGATGAGGAAGGTGGTGCCAATACTCCACAGTCGGCCTTCCTAGGGCCAACCCTGTGGGACAAGACCTTGCCATATGATGGGGACAACTTTCAGCTGGAGTACATGGACCTGGAAGAGTTTCTGTCAGAGAATGGCATCCCTGCAAACTCAGCTCAGAATAACCAAAACCAGCCACAGCAGTCCCGGCAGCCCACTATCCAGCAGGTTTCCCCTGCACCCCCCATACCCTCTGTGGTCGACCTCAATAGCCACGCCACTATCTCTGTTCATACAGCCATGGTCTCCCAGAACTGTCTCCAGAGCCCCCCAGCCAGAGCAG TGCTGCCCTCAGCTGCCAGGAACACCCCCAGCCCCATCGATCCAGAGTCTATTCAAATTCCAGTGGGCTACGAGCCCGACCCTGCAGACCTGGCTCTGTCCAGCGTACCCGGACAGGAGATGTTTGACCCCCGAAAACGCAAGTTCGCCCCAGAGGAGCTCAAACCACAGCCCATGATCAAAAAGGCACGCAAAATCTTCATCCCTGAAGATCTCAAG GATGACAAGTACTGGGCCAGACGCAGAAAGAACAACGTAGCAGCCAAAAGATCACGGGATGCCAGGCGACTGAAGGAGAACCAAATTGCCATCCGGGCTGGCTTCCTAGAGAAGGAGAACGGTGCACTTCGCTCAGAGGTGGCCGACTTGAGGAAGGAACTGGGTCGCACCAAGAACATTGTGGCCAAATACGAGGCTCAGCATGGGCCCCTTTGA
- the LOC112258929 gene encoding monocyte to macrophage differentiation factor isoform X1, with amino-acid sequence MLGLDLQKTSLRRFMNRRASANCRYQPTCYEHAANCYTHALLIVPAVVGMALLHRLSDDRWEKITAWVYGMGLCALFLVSTVFHIITWKKSHMRSVEHCFHMCDRVVIYFFIAASYTPWLNLRELGPLAVHMRWFVWLMAAAGTIYVFNYHEKYKVVELAFYLTMGFFPALVVTSMNNTDGLYELACGGLIYCLGVIFFKSDGVIPFAHAIWHVFVALAAAVHYYAIWKYLYRSPPANTIRDA; translated from the exons GTTTATGAACAGGCGGGCCTCTGCTAACTGCCGCTACCAGCCCACCTGCTATGAGCATGCTGCAAACTGCTATACTCACGCG CTACTCATCGTACCAGCCGTTGTGGGCATGGCCCTGCTGCACCGGCTCTCAGATGACCGATGGGAGAAGATCACAGCCTGGGTGTACGGCATGGGCCTGTGTGCCCTCTTCCTGGTCTCCACTGTGTTCCACATCATCACCTGGAAGAAGAGCCACATgag GTCTGTGGAGCACTGCTTTCATATGTGTGATAGAGTGGTCATCTATTTCTTCATCGCTGCCTCCTACACACCATG GTTGAATCTTCGTGAACTTGGCCCACTCGCAGTTCACATGCGTTGGTTTGTATGGCTAATGGCTGCGGCAGGAACGATATACGTCTTCAACTACCACGAAAA GTATAAAGTTGTTGAGCTTGCCTTCTATTTGACTATGGGTTTTTTCCCTGCGTTGGTTGTGACATCAATG AACAACACGGATGGACTGTACGAGTTGGCCTGTGGGGGACTCATCTATTGCCTGGGCGTGATCTTCTTCAAGTCGGACGGGGTCATCCCGTTTGCCCATGCCATCTGGCACGTGTTTGTGGCGCTGGCTGCAGCCGTGCACTACTACGCTATCTGGAAGTACCTCTACAGGAGTCCCCCTGCTAATACTATTCGGGACGCCTGA